Proteins from a genomic interval of Schistocerca serialis cubense isolate TAMUIC-IGC-003099 unplaced genomic scaffold, iqSchSeri2.2 HiC_scaffold_1261, whole genome shotgun sequence:
- the LOC126438172 gene encoding piggyBac transposable element-derived protein 3-like — translation MVHLYNVHMARIRRGSMNWYEKVLRVLEPNKFYGKRKKGEEYEVRTIPGYESEDSVLDSDSVDDIEIVEKRQGDIIIGESDNDSEEDGDNSVLVTNESDKENVSDEFQVNYEWRRSSNRIIRPVQPWKCCFPCAPEEPRLPMTYFRQLLDDKILENAVDQTNLYAIPKDISKPINTDKNEIEQFLVVIPAVADVMSLNRWEQLKLGLHFNDNETIDQADTLYKIRPFLEPLVENFRRIPMSEKLSVDEQMIPFKGRHTLKNYVKNKPKKWGYKAFVLCDSHGIAHNLEIYSGKVKHDPSLPDVGVSGNVVLRLASVISRHMFHKLYFDNWFIGVWLEVELEEMGIQSLETVRPNRLKGCMFTSGKVMKKKG, via the exons AGTCTTGGAGCCCAATAAGTTTTATGGAAAACGTAAGAAAGGTGAAGAATATGAAGTTAGAACTATTCCTGGGTATGAATCAGAAGATTCTGTCTTAGATTCAGATAGTGTGGATGATATTGAGATAGTAGAAAAGCGTCAAGGTGACATAATTATAGGTGAGAGTGATAATGATAGTGAAGAGGATGGTGATAATTCTGTACTTGTGACTAATGAAAGTGATAAAGAGAATGTTagtgatgaatttcaagtcaaTTATGAGTGGAGACGTTCTAGCAATCGTATTATTCGTCCTGTTCAACCATGGAAGTGTTGTTTCCCTTGTGCACCGGAAGAACCTCGCCTACCTATGACCTATTTTAGGCAGTTGTTAGatgataaaattttggaaaatgctgTAGATCAAACCAACTTATATGCAATACCGAAAGACATTTCTAAACCAATAAACACTGATAAAAATGAGATTGAACAATTTTTGGTTGTT ATTCCAGCTGTTGCTGATGTAATGAGCCTCAATAGGTGGGAGCAGCTAAAATTAGGCCTCCATTTCAATGATAACGAAACTATAGATCAAGCTGACACATTGTACAAGATCAGACCCTTTCTGGAGCCATTGGTTGAAAATTTTCGAAGAATTCCCATGAGTGAAAAATTGTCAGTGGATGAACAGATGATTCCTTTCAAGGGAAGACACACCTTGAAGAATTATGTCAAAAATAAACCTAAAAAATGGGGTTACAAAGCATTTGTCTTGTGTGATTCACATGGAATTGCACATAATTTAGAGATATATTCAGGGAAAGTGAAACATGACCCATCCTTACCTGATGTAGGTGTGAGTGGAAATGTTGTTCTCAGATTGGCTTCTGTAATATCTAGACACATGTTTCACAAACTGTATTTTGATAATTGGTTCATAGGAGTTTGGTTAGAAGTTGAACTAGAAGAGATGGGTATTCAGTCTTTAGAAACTGTGAGACCTAATCGGCTCAAAGGCTGTATGTTCACTTCTGGCAAAGTCATGAAAAAGAAGGGTTGA